The Manis javanica isolate MJ-LG chromosome 2, MJ_LKY, whole genome shotgun sequence genome contains a region encoding:
- the OXR1 gene encoding oxidation resistance protein 1 isoform X6, with protein MSRLWYGKKGRRHQPINHKYTLVVSVAEYHRRIDALNTEELRTLCRRLQITTREDINSKQVAPVKADLESESFRPNLSDPSELLLPDQIEKLTKHLPPRTIGYPWTLVYGTGKHGTSLKTLYRTMTGLDTPVLMVIKDSDGQVFGALASEPFKISDGFYGTGETFVFTFCPEFEVFKWTGDNMFFIKGDMDSLAFGGGGGEFALWLDGDLYHGRSHSCKTFGNHTLSKKEDFFIQDIEIWAFE; from the exons GTAGTGTCAGTGGCTGAGTATCACCGCAGGATCGATGCTCTAAATACTGAAGAACTGCGCACACTCTGCAGACGTCTCCAG ATTACTACAAGGGAAGACATAAATTCAAAGCAGGTTGCTCCAGTGAAAGCAGACCTGGAGTCTGAATCTTTTCGACCAAACCTAAGTGATCCCAGTGAACTCTTACTGCCAGATCAAATTGAAAAG cttaCCAAACATCTTCCACCAAGAACGATTGGCTATCCATGGACTCTTGTTTATGGTACTGGAAAGCATGGCACAAGCTTGAAGACCCTTTATCGAACAATGACAGGTTTAGATACCCCAGTGCTGATGGTGATTAAAGACAGTGATGGGCAG GTTTTTGGTGCATTAGCTTCTGAGCCATTTAAAATTAGTGATGGCTTTTATGGTACTGGAGAGACCTTTGTTTTTACATTCTGTCCAGAATTTGAG GTCTTTAAATGGACAGGAGATAATATGTTTTTTATCAAAGGAGACATGGATTCGCTAGCTTTTGGAGGTGGAGG AGGAGAATTTGCCCTTTGGCTTGATGGTGATCTCTACCATGGAAGAAGCCATTCTTGTAAAACATTTGGGAATCATACACTTTCTAAGAAGGAAGATTTCTTTATCCAAGACATTGAAATCTGGGCTTTTGAATAA
- the OXR1 gene encoding oxidation resistance protein 1 isoform X7, which produces MSRLWYGKKGRRHQPINHKYTLITTREDINSKQVAPVKADLESESFRPNLSDPSELLLPDQIEKLTKHLPPRTIGYPWTLVYGTGKHGTSLKTLYRTMTGLDTPVLMVIKDSDGQVFGALASEPFKISDGFYGTGETFVFTFCPEFEVFKWTGDNMFFIKGDMDSLAFGGGGGEFALWLDGDLYHGRSHSCKTFGNHTLSKKEDFFIQDIEIWAFE; this is translated from the exons ATTACTACAAGGGAAGACATAAATTCAAAGCAGGTTGCTCCAGTGAAAGCAGACCTGGAGTCTGAATCTTTTCGACCAAACCTAAGTGATCCCAGTGAACTCTTACTGCCAGATCAAATTGAAAAG cttaCCAAACATCTTCCACCAAGAACGATTGGCTATCCATGGACTCTTGTTTATGGTACTGGAAAGCATGGCACAAGCTTGAAGACCCTTTATCGAACAATGACAGGTTTAGATACCCCAGTGCTGATGGTGATTAAAGACAGTGATGGGCAG GTTTTTGGTGCATTAGCTTCTGAGCCATTTAAAATTAGTGATGGCTTTTATGGTACTGGAGAGACCTTTGTTTTTACATTCTGTCCAGAATTTGAG GTCTTTAAATGGACAGGAGATAATATGTTTTTTATCAAAGGAGACATGGATTCGCTAGCTTTTGGAGGTGGAGG AGGAGAATTTGCCCTTTGGCTTGATGGTGATCTCTACCATGGAAGAAGCCATTCTTGTAAAACATTTGGGAATCATACACTTTCTAAGAAGGAAGATTTCTTTATCCAAGACATTGAAATCTGGGCTTTTGAATAA